A window of Ruminococcus champanellensis 18P13 = JCM 17042 contains these coding sequences:
- a CDS encoding carbohydrate ABC transporter permease — MFIAPFFIVYCIFQLWPLINTFRLSFYGNGKTLETFVGLKKFQNILFGSETSIPAQAIHEEFFNYFQNTIIIWLGNFVPQIILSLLLAVWFTDAKLKIPGKGFFKVIMYMPNIITAASVSALFLVLFGDGKYGAINSLLLSKEMIVEPIRFITDKTNSRILVMFIQTWMWFGNTMIMLMSGIMGINPSLFEAANIDGANSFQIFRKVTLPLLRPIMVYTLITSMIGGLQMFDIPYLLHTGNTLVPHIQTAAVFVYEKFHKTPYSPSYGYSAAASVILFFITGILGIFVFYFNRDKDEAERKKKLKKLKKQAKMRNKGFGGLDL; from the coding sequence ATGTTTATAGCACCTTTTTTTATTGTCTATTGCATTTTCCAGCTTTGGCCATTGATCAACACATTTCGCTTGAGCTTCTACGGCAACGGCAAAACGCTTGAAACCTTTGTCGGGCTGAAGAAATTCCAGAACATTTTGTTCGGATCGGAAACAAGTATTCCCGCTCAGGCGATTCACGAAGAATTCTTTAATTATTTCCAGAACACCATCATCATTTGGCTGGGTAACTTTGTTCCCCAGATCATTCTGTCTTTGCTGCTGGCCGTTTGGTTTACAGATGCCAAGCTTAAAATTCCCGGAAAGGGATTTTTTAAGGTTATCATGTATATGCCGAACATCATTACCGCAGCATCCGTATCCGCACTGTTCCTGGTTCTGTTCGGGGATGGTAAATACGGCGCAATCAACTCCCTGTTGCTGAGCAAAGAAATGATCGTAGAGCCGATCCGGTTTATTACCGATAAGACCAACTCCAGAATCCTGGTTATGTTCATCCAGACCTGGATGTGGTTCGGCAACACCATGATCATGCTTATGTCCGGTATCATGGGTATCAACCCGTCTCTGTTTGAGGCTGCGAATATCGACGGTGCAAACAGTTTCCAGATTTTCCGCAAGGTAACTTTGCCGTTGCTGCGTCCCATCATGGTTTACACCTTGATTACCTCCATGATCGGTGGTTTGCAGATGTTTGATATTCCGTATCTGCTGCATACGGGCAACACTTTGGTTCCGCATATTCAGACTGCTGCAGTCTTTGTATATGAAAAGTTCCATAAGACTCCGTATTCTCCGAGTTACGGCTACTCTGCGGCTGCATCCGTGATTCTGTTCTTCATCACAGGCATTCTGGGCATCTTTGTATTCTACTTCAACCGGGATAAGGATGAAGCAGAACGGAAGAAAAAGCTCAAGAAGCTGAAAAAGCAGGCAAAGATGAGAAACAAGGGATTTGGAGGGCTTGATTTATGA
- a CDS encoding helix-hairpin-helix domain-containing protein, with product MRRLAETVMVCMLTAGGCFSLLHALSSPGEAPKIQTYVLSTQPGLTTTTAIVTTEPARTTATACTQMETTAHVLNTDLNTAQADDLCTVEGIGETLAQRILDVRTRLGGFTYREQLLEIRGIGNGLLERIMELFVIPGEQKSPQSLPPETTLPDPEPELEVTTVTTIQERPFLEMNQMTLEQLRTVPGMTEQAAADILDMRAKIQYYSHPYELLLIESLDHDWIVSVLDCFYVTGVNDGVVSDHRD from the coding sequence ATGCGGCGTTTGGCGGAAACGGTGATGGTTTGTATGCTGACTGCGGGCGGTTGCTTTAGCTTGCTCCACGCCCTTAGCAGTCCAGGTGAAGCGCCCAAGATCCAGACCTATGTGCTGTCCACCCAGCCCGGCTTGACCACTACCACCGCCATCGTGACAACAGAGCCCGCTCGGACAACTGCGACTGCTTGTACGCAGATGGAAACCACTGCCCATGTTTTGAATACAGATCTTAACACCGCCCAGGCAGACGATCTTTGCACGGTGGAGGGAATCGGGGAGACCCTTGCCCAGCGGATCCTGGATGTCAGAACACGGCTGGGCGGCTTTACCTATCGGGAACAGCTTCTGGAGATCCGGGGCATCGGGAATGGGCTGTTGGAGCGGATTATGGAGCTTTTCGTGATTCCAGGGGAACAAAAGTCTCCCCAGAGCTTGCCGCCGGAAACCACCCTGCCAGATCCGGAACCGGAGCTGGAGGTAACTACCGTCACCACAATCCAGGAGCGGCCGTTTCTGGAGATGAATCAGATGACCCTGGAACAGCTGCGCACCGTACCGGGCATGACGGAACAGGCGGCAGCGGACATCCTGGACATGCGTGCAAAGATCCAGTATTACAGCCATCCCTATGAGCTGCTGTTGATCGAGAGCCTCGATCACGACTGGATCGTGTCTGTGCTGGACTGCTTTTATGTGACCGGGGTCAATGACGGGGTGGTGTCAGACCATCGGGATTAG
- a CDS encoding class I adenylate-forming enzyme family protein, protein MTRHLEYPDCSLYGQIAKTAKAYPDGCALSYYGRRITYRKLMEMIDRCGEALSSLHIQKGDSVAVILPNMPQTVIVFYALNKLGAVANMIHPLSARGEIEYYLQLSGSKVILALDGIAEKLEGLSADTVIIVSPDSFMPLPLRIAYRIRIKREPHDRMDWHTLMQQPGAPVTDMGKGADGAAALYTGGTTGKPKGILLTNLNFNALALQSMDACGCLLPGDRVLSVMPMFHGFGLGVCIHTVLTFGGTAILLPRFHPKEFHRLIARYRPNVIAGVPSIYEYLLRSDLGKLKLDFLKVAISGGDSLAVSTKRQLDRILRQHGSSARIREGYGLTECVTGSCLMPQESEKEGSIGLPYADTEYRIYDNQHQTALPPGELGEIILRGPTVMQGYLQNPEETARALQTHADGHTWLHTGDLGCMDADGYIYFKQRCKRVIVSNGYSIYPQAIENAILSCPEVSACAVVGVQDPIRGQLVQAFVVLKEHAATEQTEQALREICREQVAAYALPRKYVFLEALPKTLVGKIAYSQLEAMGSEEEDT, encoded by the coding sequence ATGACAAGACATCTTGAATATCCGGACTGCTCCCTGTATGGGCAAATTGCCAAAACCGCCAAAGCATACCCGGACGGCTGTGCACTTTCCTATTACGGCAGACGGATCACCTACCGAAAGCTGATGGAGATGATCGATCGGTGCGGAGAGGCATTAAGCAGCCTGCATATCCAAAAGGGAGACAGCGTGGCGGTGATCCTGCCAAATATGCCCCAGACGGTAATTGTCTTTTATGCCCTCAATAAGCTGGGGGCGGTGGCAAATATGATCCACCCCCTTTCCGCCCGGGGCGAAATAGAATACTATTTGCAGCTCAGCGGCAGCAAAGTGATTCTGGCACTGGACGGCATTGCAGAAAAGCTGGAGGGTCTGTCGGCGGATACTGTTATAATAGTATCCCCGGACAGCTTTATGCCCCTGCCCCTTCGCATTGCATACCGGATCCGCATAAAAAGGGAACCGCATGACCGGATGGATTGGCACACACTCATGCAACAGCCCGGCGCTCCCGTCACCGATATGGGCAAAGGCGCCGACGGTGCAGCAGCGCTTTACACCGGAGGCACCACCGGCAAGCCAAAGGGTATCCTGCTGACCAACTTGAATTTCAATGCCCTGGCACTGCAAAGCATGGATGCCTGCGGCTGTCTGTTGCCCGGTGATCGGGTACTTTCCGTGATGCCTATGTTTCACGGCTTTGGTCTGGGCGTATGCATCCACACGGTGTTGACCTTCGGCGGCACCGCCATTTTGCTGCCCCGGTTCCATCCCAAGGAATTTCACAGGCTGATCGCCAGATACCGCCCCAACGTAATCGCCGGGGTGCCGTCCATTTATGAGTATCTGCTGCGGAGTGACCTCGGCAAGCTGAAGCTGGATTTTCTCAAGGTCGCCATCTCCGGCGGAGATTCTCTTGCAGTCAGCACCAAGCGGCAGTTGGATCGGATACTCCGGCAGCATGGCAGCTCCGCCCGGATCCGGGAAGGGTACGGTTTGACCGAATGCGTCACCGGCTCCTGTCTGATGCCCCAGGAAAGCGAAAAAGAGGGCAGCATAGGTCTGCCCTATGCGGATACAGAATATCGGATCTATGACAACCAGCATCAGACAGCCCTGCCCCCTGGCGAACTGGGCGAGATCATTCTCCGGGGGCCGACGGTGATGCAGGGATATCTGCAAAATCCGGAGGAAACTGCCCGGGCGCTGCAAACCCATGCAGACGGGCACACATGGCTCCATACCGGAGATCTGGGGTGCATGGATGCAGACGGATATATCTACTTCAAGCAGCGTTGCAAGCGAGTGATCGTTTCCAACGGCTACAGCATTTACCCCCAGGCCATTGAAAACGCCATTCTTTCCTGTCCGGAGGTATCTGCATGCGCTGTGGTAGGGGTGCAAGATCCCATCCGGGGACAGCTTGTACAGGCGTTTGTGGTTTTGAAGGAGCATGCCGCAACGGAGCAGACCGAGCAGGCACTCCGGGAGATCTGCCGGGAACAGGTGGCTGCCTATGCTCTGCCACGAAAGTATGTGTTCCTGGAGGCTCTGCCGAAAACCCTGGTGGGTAAGATCGCCTACAGCCAGCTGGAGGCAATGGGCAGTGAGGAGGAGGATACATGA
- a CDS encoding ABC transporter permease, translating into MKLSLRDMNMVIFAIIMPLVIFIILGIIYGTKPAYDGADYTFMEQSFGAVSAVAICASGLMGLPLAVSGLREMKILKRLRVTPVSPVFILGVELSMYIVYCTVSLATLSVAALLWGVRLHGSLLAFLGSWALTMLSTQSIGMLAGGVAKDTKQASVIASILYFPMLIFSGTTLPIEVMPKAMQKIVSVFPLTQGLTMMKNTFLGVSTGSILLPLCVMIGVAALCTILAVRFFRWE; encoded by the coding sequence CTGAAGCTCAGCCTGCGGGACATGAATATGGTGATTTTCGCCATCATCATGCCACTTGTGATCTTTATCATCCTCGGCATCATTTACGGCACAAAGCCGGCCTATGACGGTGCGGACTATACATTCATGGAGCAGTCTTTCGGAGCCGTCAGCGCAGTTGCCATTTGTGCAAGCGGACTTATGGGCCTGCCGCTGGCAGTATCAGGCTTACGAGAGATGAAGATTCTCAAACGGCTGCGTGTTACGCCGGTCAGCCCGGTATTCATTCTGGGCGTTGAGCTGTCCATGTATATCGTCTACTGTACTGTGTCCCTTGCAACGCTGTCAGTTGCGGCGCTTTTGTGGGGCGTGCGGCTGCATGGATCGCTTCTCGCTTTCCTCGGAAGCTGGGCACTTACCATGCTCTCAACGCAATCCATCGGTATGCTGGCAGGCGGCGTAGCAAAGGACACCAAGCAGGCAAGCGTCATTGCCTCGATCCTCTATTTCCCCATGCTGATCTTTTCCGGCACAACGCTGCCGATTGAGGTTATGCCAAAGGCGATGCAGAAGATCGTCAGCGTTTTCCCGCTAACGCAGGGGCTTACGATGATGAAAAACACATTTTTAGGTGTCAGCACGGGAAGCATTCTGTTGCCGCTTTGTGTAATGATTGGAGTTGCCGCACTTTGCACCATTCTCGCCGTTCGCTTCTTCCGATGGGAATAA
- a CDS encoding ABC transporter substrate-binding protein has protein sequence MNKLKRTLALVATLALATTAFVGCGDDSSSSAPANNSSKTESKVDDSSTGDSSKTEAKAENKVPNTGSTLSILCWTGDDIKAMKDCFLANNSDVKDSDITWVQCGTKGGDAAENYTQYFAGDEDVDLYIAEADWIMTFINDDAVSAPLSNLGLTDDDFKTNYDYIKQIGTDSKGVLKGTSWQSTPGGFAYRADLAKEYLGASTPAEMQEKVKDWDTFMESAKTISEKTEGKMNMTATIGGLWQVFSYNRAQAWVDKDNKLAIDDSCTKFMNMVKEMRDKNYVSGEDQWGDSWFALGANGDTFGYFVCSWCFGDDTSTFGKMQGGKDNENFGKWGFVKGPQEYAWGGSWLCLSPKADNGELAEKFVKFFCSNEETMKTYAEFKGEFVNSYNVMKSIVDAKTNKSALLADGQDQFATMIEVAAGINLDGKITPYDATIKNDYIDAVNGYVKGDTASVEDALKAFKTKVASDLPEQLTWE, from the coding sequence ATGAACAAGCTTAAGAGAACCCTGGCACTGGTTGCTACTCTGGCACTGGCTACAACAGCATTTGTTGGCTGTGGCGATGACAGCTCTTCCAGCGCACCTGCTAACAACTCTTCCAAGACTGAGAGCAAGGTTGACGACTCCAGCACTGGAGATTCCAGCAAGACTGAGGCCAAGGCTGAGAACAAGGTTCCGAACACTGGCTCTACTCTGTCCATCCTGTGCTGGACCGGTGATGACATCAAGGCTATGAAGGACTGCTTCCTGGCTAACAACTCTGATGTCAAGGATTCTGATATCACATGGGTACAGTGTGGTACAAAGGGCGGCGACGCTGCTGAGAACTACACCCAGTACTTCGCTGGCGATGAGGACGTTGACCTGTACATCGCAGAGGCTGACTGGATCATGACCTTTATCAACGATGACGCAGTATCTGCTCCTCTGTCCAACCTGGGTCTGACTGACGATGACTTCAAGACCAACTACGATTACATCAAGCAGATCGGTACCGATTCCAAGGGCGTTCTGAAGGGCACATCTTGGCAGTCCACTCCTGGCGGCTTTGCTTACAGAGCTGACCTGGCTAAGGAGTACCTGGGTGCTTCTACTCCCGCTGAGATGCAGGAAAAGGTTAAGGACTGGGATACATTTATGGAGTCCGCTAAGACCATTTCTGAGAAGACCGAGGGCAAGATGAACATGACCGCAACCATCGGTGGTCTGTGGCAGGTATTCTCCTACAACAGAGCTCAGGCTTGGGTTGACAAGGACAACAAGCTGGCTATCGATGATTCCTGCACCAAGTTCATGAACATGGTTAAGGAAATGAGAGACAAGAACTATGTATCTGGTGAAGATCAGTGGGGCGACAGCTGGTTCGCTCTGGGTGCTAACGGCGACACCTTCGGCTACTTCGTATGCTCTTGGTGCTTCGGCGATGACACCTCTACCTTCGGCAAGATGCAGGGTGGTAAGGACAACGAGAACTTCGGCAAGTGGGGCTTCGTTAAGGGCCCGCAGGAATATGCTTGGGGCGGTTCTTGGCTGTGTCTGTCTCCGAAGGCTGACAACGGCGAGCTGGCTGAGAAGTTTGTAAAGTTCTTCTGCAGCAACGAAGAGACCATGAAGACCTACGCTGAGTTTAAGGGCGAGTTCGTAAACAGCTACAACGTTATGAAGTCCATCGTTGACGCTAAGACCAACAAGAGCGCACTGCTGGCTGATGGTCAGGATCAGTTTGCTACCATGATTGAAGTCGCTGCTGGCATCAACCTGGATGGCAAGATCACTCCTTACGACGCAACCATCAAGAACGACTACATCGATGCAGTTAACGGCTACGTGAAGGGCGACACCGCTTCTGTTGAGGATGCTCTGAAGGCATTCAAGACAAAGGTTGCTTCTGACCTGCCGGAGCAGCTGACTTGGGAATAA
- a CDS encoding lysophospholipid acyltransferase family protein: protein MKQTCYTYQILRFLFTPLFRLLYHPHVMGSDNIPATGAVILAGNHMHALDPILIDTSTKRIVRTLAKKDLHDGPFGFVFRAVHTIPVDLHSKHNPAALHAAVHALQQGDAVNVSPEAKRNYTEQLLLPFKYGAVVMSARAHAPIIPYAITGTYKPFSGGVTVRFGAPFYASDDLTAANRELYNRIAALLRRSMDPAVLAQKQFTEFDEWSIGHDKTS, encoded by the coding sequence ATGAAACAGACCTGTTACACATACCAGATCCTGCGATTTTTGTTTACACCCCTGTTCCGGCTGCTGTACCATCCCCACGTCATGGGCAGCGACAATATTCCTGCCACCGGGGCAGTGATCCTGGCAGGGAATCATATGCACGCCCTGGATCCGATCCTGATTGACACCTCCACCAAGCGTATAGTCCGCACTCTTGCCAAAAAGGATCTCCACGATGGTCCCTTTGGCTTTGTGTTCCGGGCGGTGCATACCATTCCGGTAGATCTGCACAGCAAGCACAACCCGGCAGCTTTGCATGCCGCTGTCCACGCCTTGCAGCAGGGGGATGCGGTGAATGTATCTCCGGAGGCAAAGCGCAATTACACAGAGCAGCTGCTTTTGCCATTTAAATACGGGGCGGTGGTCATGTCCGCAAGAGCCCATGCCCCCATTATCCCCTACGCCATCACCGGTACATACAAGCCCTTTTCCGGCGGCGTTACTGTGCGATTCGGCGCACCTTTTTATGCTTCCGATGATCTGACCGCCGCCAACCGGGAGCTTTACAACCGGATCGCAGCGCTTTTGCGCCGCAGCATGGATCCGGCAGTGCTGGCGCAAAAACAGTTTACTGAATTTGATGAATGGAGCATTGGACATGACAAGACATCTTGA
- a CDS encoding helix-turn-helix domain-containing protein, whose amino-acid sequence MQKRPETLGEIIKTARDKSDLTVEELTARVGISERYLYRIENEGKVPTFEVLKKIVRELAIYPEKPVKDSEVEDLVHMLYSCDDRSLKIIRATVKAALESQTEKE is encoded by the coding sequence GTGCAGAAACGACCTGAAACGCTAGGAGAAATCATTAAAACAGCACGGGACAAGTCCGATTTGACCGTCGAGGAGCTGACCGCACGAGTTGGAATTTCAGAGCGATACTTATATAGGATCGAGAACGAGGGCAAAGTACCAACATTTGAAGTTCTCAAGAAAATCGTCCGGGAATTAGCCATTTACCCAGAGAAGCCGGTCAAAGATTCGGAAGTAGAAGATCTCGTCCATATGCTTTACAGCTGCGATGACCGTTCTCTGAAAATCATTAGGGCAACTGTGAAAGCCGCATTGGAAAGCCAAACAGAAAAGGAATAA
- a CDS encoding IS3 family transposase, with product MVKHDTTPLCLSQAFIDLKKEETDRRTYSSFEELNLSIFQYIHGFYNSFRPHSHNNELSPNQAEMTLL from the coding sequence TTGGTCAAACATGATACCACCCCTTTATGCCTCTCTCAGGCTTTTATAGATCTGAAAAAGGAAGAAACTGATCGCAGAACTTATTCTTCCTTTGAGGAACTGAATCTCAGCATTTTTCAGTACATTCACGGCTTTTATAATTCTTTCAGACCTCACTCTCATAATAATGAGCTTTCTCCCAATCAGGCTGAAATGACCCTTTTGTAA
- a CDS encoding DUF4434 domain-containing protein, with the protein MHLRNTLCALALAWALACSMLPHAAAAGEENHVTHLDGTFIQPWLYMTYDDAQWDAEMQAMKDTGVQYLIMGDVANHNADGSWTVYYPSELDFLSGYTVYDALEPILFYCDKYDIKLYLGMGLDCAWNSDIASEAGREANRQYMEQCNQITSELYNKYKASYPDTYYGFYFVTELYNTIYMDTDTGIDAYAEGLEEMFTLMLERCNQLDPSMPLLFSPYVNIFGYGYASINPDRFTEYWTEVLTRIPFRDGDMLCPQDSCGGGGMDQAHLARWTAAYRDAVDRANAKRGTRLLLGTNAEMFVQPDAARMQSPHGVSYTGIKTVRDFTQRLEIADPYVDALFCFAYPHHYSPYNTLPAFHQCFLEYLKTGTIETEPPARVDVTLVEREGSRYPQFTFSGMTDNTAVAQTNLYKNGTLYDYIVPSVKVGGNASQNVWVDYDYTEGEQVYEVECVDVCGNVSEKRSFTVDVSNLTQGNTQQLTTEPPIQWNKTSLDYLRYTVTESGVRITGCEKDADQIEIPAQIEGKPVTVVDWYAFERCAKLRSVVIPDTVTHISRFAFAHCISLETVNLPTSLYAIEQYAFFDCPRLQGLRLPERLTIIEERAFCGCDAITDITIPESCTSVGAYAFLDCDSLYRVGIQGDAQLGLRSFGYRYRSGYQLQPGFVIDSDSPAAISYGKENGIRMQSELVLGDVNGDGQLNVADVVLLQRWLLAVPDTMLADWQAGDLCRDGLLNGADLAAVKAILVQE; encoded by the coding sequence ATGCATTTGCGAAACACACTTTGCGCCCTTGCATTAGCATGGGCATTGGCTTGCAGCATGCTGCCTCATGCTGCAGCCGCAGGAGAGGAGAACCATGTTACCCACCTGGACGGTACATTCATTCAGCCCTGGCTGTATATGACCTATGATGATGCCCAGTGGGATGCGGAAATGCAGGCGATGAAGGACACCGGCGTCCAGTATCTGATCATGGGGGATGTGGCAAACCACAATGCGGATGGCAGCTGGACGGTGTACTACCCCTCAGAGCTGGACTTCCTCAGCGGATACACGGTGTACGATGCGCTGGAGCCCATTTTGTTTTACTGTGACAAATACGACATCAAGCTGTACCTGGGCATGGGTCTGGACTGTGCCTGGAACAGTGACATTGCCTCTGAAGCCGGCAGGGAAGCGAACCGGCAGTATATGGAGCAGTGCAATCAGATCACCTCGGAACTATATAATAAGTATAAAGCATCGTATCCGGATACCTACTACGGGTTTTACTTTGTGACGGAGCTGTACAATACCATTTATATGGACACGGACACGGGCATTGACGCCTATGCGGAGGGACTGGAGGAAATGTTCACTCTGATGCTGGAGCGGTGCAATCAGCTGGATCCAAGCATGCCTCTGCTGTTCAGCCCCTATGTAAACATCTTCGGATATGGCTACGCCAGCATCAATCCGGATCGCTTTACAGAGTATTGGACAGAGGTACTGACCCGGATCCCCTTTCGGGATGGGGATATGCTGTGCCCCCAGGATAGCTGTGGAGGGGGTGGCATGGATCAGGCGCATCTTGCCCGATGGACGGCGGCATACCGGGATGCGGTGGATCGTGCCAATGCAAAGCGAGGCACCAGGCTGCTGCTGGGAACCAATGCAGAAATGTTTGTACAGCCGGATGCAGCACGTATGCAGTCGCCCCACGGAGTTTCCTATACGGGCATCAAAACGGTACGGGATTTTACACAGCGGCTGGAAATTGCAGACCCTTATGTAGACGCATTGTTCTGCTTCGCCTATCCCCATCACTATTCTCCGTATAACACGTTGCCGGCATTTCATCAGTGCTTTCTGGAATATCTGAAAACCGGAACCATTGAAACGGAGCCGCCTGCCCGGGTGGATGTGACCCTGGTGGAACGGGAGGGAAGCCGTTACCCTCAGTTTACCTTTTCCGGTATGACCGATAACACAGCGGTTGCCCAGACCAATTTGTATAAAAACGGCACGCTGTATGATTATATCGTACCCTCAGTCAAGGTTGGCGGCAATGCAAGCCAGAATGTGTGGGTGGATTACGACTACACGGAGGGGGAGCAGGTTTACGAGGTGGAATGCGTCGATGTGTGCGGCAATGTTTCCGAAAAGCGCAGCTTTACGGTGGATGTATCCAACCTGACACAGGGGAACACACAGCAATTGACAACGGAGCCACCCATCCAGTGGAACAAAACCTCCCTGGATTATCTGCGCTATACCGTGACGGAATCCGGCGTTCGGATCACCGGTTGTGAGAAGGATGCAGATCAGATCGAGATCCCGGCACAGATTGAAGGGAAGCCGGTGACGGTGGTGGACTGGTATGCCTTTGAACGTTGCGCAAAGCTGCGGTCTGTGGTGATCCCGGACACGGTGACACACATCAGCCGGTTTGCCTTTGCCCACTGCATTTCCCTGGAAACGGTGAATCTGCCGACGTCCCTGTATGCCATTGAACAATATGCGTTCTTTGACTGTCCCCGGCTCCAGGGGCTGAGACTGCCGGAGCGTCTGACGATCATCGAGGAACGTGCGTTCTGCGGCTGTGATGCCATTACGGACATTACCATTCCGGAAAGTTGTACCAGTGTAGGCGCATACGCCTTTCTGGACTGCGACAGCCTGTACAGGGTGGGGATCCAGGGGGATGCCCAGCTTGGACTTCGCAGCTTTGGGTATCGCTACCGCAGCGGCTATCAGCTGCAGCCCGGCTTCGTGATCGATTCAGACAGTCCGGCCGCCATTTCCTACGGGAAGGAAAACGGTATCCGGATGCAGTCAGAGCTTGTGCTGGGAGACGTGAACGGCGATGGACAGCTAAATGTGGCGGATGTTGTGCTGCTGCAGCGGTGGCTGCTGGCTGTACCGGACACCATGCTTGCGGATTGGCAGGCAGGGGATCTTTGTCGGGATGGTTTGCTGAACGGAGCGGATCTTGCTGCTGTCAAGGCAATCCTGGTGCAGGAGTAA
- a CDS encoding ATP-binding cassette domain-containing protein: MIALENITKKFGDHVLFDQFSLEIPEGSFLVIAGKSGCGKTTLLNMIGGLEQPDQGRILIDGKEIRSRRSMRNFFTYQVGFLFQNFALLEDETVLENLNLVQKHARAAISAEQALDQVGLLEKKDAKVYQLSGGEQQRVALARLMYKQCSIILADEPTGSLDAENARVVLQILHQLNDQGKTIVLVTHSEKIMDAEPNVLRLKTGGNGQSAAGSV; the protein is encoded by the coding sequence GTGATTGCGCTTGAGAATATAACCAAAAAGTTCGGGGATCATGTGCTGTTCGATCAGTTCAGCCTGGAAATCCCGGAGGGATCGTTCCTGGTAATCGCCGGGAAAAGCGGCTGCGGAAAAACCACCTTGCTGAATATGATCGGAGGACTGGAGCAGCCGGATCAGGGTAGGATCCTGATCGACGGGAAGGAAATCCGTTCTCGCCGGAGTATGCGGAATTTCTTCACCTATCAGGTGGGATTCTTGTTCCAAAATTTTGCACTGCTTGAGGATGAAACGGTACTGGAAAACCTGAACCTGGTTCAGAAGCATGCAAGGGCGGCCATTTCGGCGGAACAGGCATTGGATCAGGTGGGTCTGTTGGAGAAAAAAGATGCGAAGGTATACCAACTGTCCGGCGGCGAGCAGCAGCGTGTGGCGTTGGCACGGCTGATGTACAAACAGTGCAGTATCATTCTGGCGGATGAGCCAACCGGTTCTTTGGATGCTGAAAACGCCCGGGTGGTCTTGCAGATTCTGCACCAGTTGAATGATCAAGGGAAGACCATTGTACTGGTGACACATAGTGAGAAAATTATGGATGCGGAGCCAAATGTGCTGCGGCTGAAGACAGGCGGCAATGGGCAATCTGCAGCAGGCTCTGTCTAA
- a CDS encoding carbohydrate ABC transporter permease: MSKKVVYGKSSEASYTRNTRIKSAIIVIVLLLLTVICLLPLYILIINSTRNVTQITTEGVSLIPGSSLIRNIKELLNNDLYAMVYDPLIGLRNSLFLAGSSTFLIVFFSAMTAYGLVVYDFKAKGIAFTFILAVMMVPVQVTSTGFLQFMIQLDLEDTYWPLIIPGIASPAIVFFMRQSLKSTFPLEIVEAARIDGCGEFKTFIKIAIPMMKPAIAVQAIFAFISKWNDYYTTSMILISGKLKQKTLPMMVSAVMSNDKTADYGVNYTAIMLSIIPVCAVYLALSKFIIAGVALGGVKE; encoded by the coding sequence ATGAGTAAAAAAGTAGTTTACGGCAAGAGCTCTGAAGCAAGCTATACCAGAAACACCCGGATCAAGTCTGCGATCATCGTGATTGTACTGCTTTTGTTGACGGTTATCTGTCTGCTTCCTCTGTACATTCTGATCATCAACTCTACCCGGAATGTAACCCAGATTACAACAGAAGGTGTATCCCTCATTCCCGGTAGCTCCTTGATCCGTAATATCAAGGAATTGCTGAACAATGATCTGTACGCCATGGTATATGACCCGCTGATCGGTTTGCGGAACAGCTTGTTCTTGGCTGGCTCTTCCACTTTTCTGATCGTGTTCTTCTCCGCCATGACAGCATACGGTTTGGTTGTGTATGACTTCAAGGCAAAGGGCATTGCATTCACCTTTATTCTGGCTGTTATGATGGTGCCGGTTCAGGTTACATCCACCGGTTTCCTGCAGTTCATGATTCAGTTGGATCTGGAGGATACATACTGGCCGTTGATTATTCCGGGCATTGCGTCACCGGCGATCGTGTTCTTCATGCGGCAATCGCTGAAGTCCACTTTCCCGCTTGAGATTGTCGAAGCAGCTCGAATTGATGGCTGCGGCGAATTCAAGACCTTTATCAAGATTGCAATTCCCATGATGAAGCCGGCAATTGCCGTTCAGGCGATTTTCGCATTCATCTCTAAGTGGAATGACTATTACACCACTTCCATGATTCTGATTTCCGGTAAGCTGAAACAGAAGACTTTGCCGATGATGGTAAGTGCGGTTATGTCGAACGATAAGACTGCTGACTACGGTGTCAACTACACCGCAATTATGCTGTCCATTATTCCGGTCTGCGCAGTTTATCTGGCGCTCTCCAAGTTCATCATTGCCGGCGTAGCACTCGGCGGTGTAAAGGAATAA